One Actinomyces marmotae DNA window includes the following coding sequences:
- a CDS encoding Ig-like domain-containing protein, with amino-acid sequence MPSSIVRTLSGRIRRRGASALAALCAAALGMAAVQHQGIAQQDLDLHDNGVWVTSTSKHLVARINASSHEADGVIRTTSSDFDVSQNGENVLVSNVSGKSVDKVDPAQVSSASVGTLPAGTTIAQGADRVIAINSTAGTVSGALASQAGLVTSGSASHIISDSPGLLATIGTDGTIHALSPSTGSLTTATATATSWAAPTSTTLTLSDGADAALTAVGSKPIVLERGTGILHLPGGGTIDLGETGLTLQQPGPDASSVLVASRTELISVPLDGSSPTRTPSAAKGDAAPGVAARPVRLGNCSYAAWSSSGQFLRMCGSSSPEYIHDNALASSTTPTFRTNRDAIVLNDTTIGTVWLPDRNLAQADEWTENSGHSSDDATPDENAKDTTQDPAQTPNRDEEHPPDAVDDSFGVRAGRTTILPVLANDSDPDGDVLTAVPGDVGSTATVTQVQGGLALAIKVPPDATGTLTVPYTANDGRGMSDSAVATVTIRPDSENSAPEQQATQTLKLAEGGTDSLSVLSNWRDPDGDDLHLVSATGVGLETRITPEGLLTVTELNGGTGPRELTLVVSDGRTTTEGKLTVDVVPAADAAPATHADHARGVVGQPVSISPLANDSSPTSTPLRLGSISEAPPGTTVTKDQAAGTVNFTAQKAGTYYLDYEASDGTSLAKGLIRVDIAEASEPSAAPIVEDDTVFLAPGGSVTVNPLANDSDPAGGVLVAVSATTPPGSGVSATVIDHSLVRISAVGEVQGKITAEYTVSNGTSTATGKITIVPLSDSTSQAPVAVNDTAVVRVGDIVTVPVLENDSSPSGLSLKTTGKLTVPDDSLGTAWINQDKLRFKAGQTPGTTEVSYTVEDSAGQTATATVTIEVRERDDAANAAPEPRPVTAATIAGKKALLTVPLDQIDPDGDSATLTGLATQPTKGSVEIKGDMLVYTAFEGSSGTDSFTYTVTDHLGATATGTARVGIAAPTAVNTPPKTTDDLVTAKPGRKVRVDVTANDWDSDDDPVTLAGEPTSEDPALTAKAVNGQVALDLPEKEGNYTVHYTATDSRGGTALGTLTAQVRADAPPQAPIAADDAVTLSDIDASGTALVDVLKNDSDPDGSPETLKVSSSDPNATVEGNSLRVAVTDHAQFILYTVTDPDGLTGQAVVFVPAASALVPQLNRSTTPVRIPADATTSVPLASHILTRAGTSPIIGDKSSISAGAGLSSVSAEGNGSLSVTPSPGFTGQTSVTLTVTDGTGDDALSTTLNLPILVEPKENRPPRFTPTALTVAPNENPVSVDLATMASDPDGDSLTYTIGPAPAGFTASLSGSTLTVGADATTATGTTGSLLVTVSDSKNPEVSASLPLAVSASTRPRITTTPARQTSHGEPVTVDVSGYVSNPFPGQGITLSGSPTITSGQGSVTASGTSLTITPAAGATGDIVARYQVLDATGAADRAATGTVTVTVASAPSAPTRVIAEPRDFSSARVTWAPGSANGSPITSYTLTEVGGAGSWSCTGSPCYATGLTSGRSYAFEVTATNANGTSSAGRSNTVTLGPSAPGAPTGVRLQAGEGTLTASWTPGAAVPGTQTTYRVVFHSDSGDITRTTTGTSLTIGAADGVKAGSSYSVTVTAIASSGGAEVGSSKSASSGSSATPYGKPGPFEITHVVQTGSGVTVYWQPANSNHAGPVSYTVSVTGPESRTVNAGSALSTPISLSTAGTYTFRVRATTKAGSTDSLNTKGINLTLNPLPPTGLSASASSDVPNQISASATPQAGNGWSASDLKVEYRVNGGRWQSKKTFDGLAAGRVTVEARAYGMQDGGEVYSESVSTSATVVGNPTDPDVRCDSLASDGTLTCSWYPSSHSGNPDDSHIKYSAYETGGSEARLGGGKEIKGLKQSHNPLTTTVPEGESRGWCVVATNTYGFSSRDCEYKTREKVAAQPRPAAPQPRALPINATSPYASCTVIDSANSGYSQDACWRALLDLSSFPAGSKVRCEFNDANVWPSKGPFDTQPNSTGTAQWLGYVLTNNPKLTASCHIVE; translated from the coding sequence GTGCCCTCCTCCATCGTCCGCACCCTGAGCGGCCGGATCCGACGCCGCGGCGCCAGCGCCCTGGCCGCCCTATGCGCGGCGGCCCTGGGCATGGCCGCCGTGCAGCACCAGGGCATCGCCCAGCAGGATCTCGACCTCCACGACAACGGCGTCTGGGTGACCTCGACGTCGAAGCACCTCGTGGCCCGCATCAACGCCTCCTCCCATGAGGCGGATGGAGTCATTCGCACGACGTCGTCGGACTTCGACGTCAGCCAGAACGGCGAGAACGTCCTGGTCTCCAACGTCTCCGGGAAATCGGTGGACAAGGTCGATCCGGCGCAGGTCTCCAGCGCGTCGGTGGGCACCCTGCCCGCCGGAACCACGATCGCCCAGGGCGCGGACCGCGTCATCGCGATCAACTCGACCGCTGGCACCGTCAGCGGCGCCCTGGCCAGCCAGGCCGGCCTCGTCACCAGCGGCTCGGCCTCCCACATCATCTCCGACTCCCCCGGCCTCCTGGCGACGATCGGCACCGACGGCACCATCCACGCCCTGTCCCCCTCCACCGGGTCCCTCACCACGGCGACGGCGACGGCCACCTCCTGGGCGGCCCCCACCTCGACCACGCTGACGCTGTCGGACGGCGCGGACGCCGCGCTCACCGCCGTCGGCTCCAAGCCGATCGTCCTGGAGCGCGGCACCGGCATCCTCCACCTGCCCGGGGGCGGCACCATCGACCTGGGGGAGACGGGGCTGACCCTCCAGCAGCCCGGGCCGGACGCCTCCAGCGTGCTCGTTGCCTCGCGCACGGAGCTCATCAGCGTGCCCCTCGATGGCTCGTCGCCCACGCGCACCCCCTCGGCGGCCAAGGGCGACGCCGCCCCGGGAGTCGCCGCCCGCCCCGTCCGCCTGGGCAACTGCTCCTACGCGGCCTGGTCCTCCTCCGGGCAGTTCCTGCGGATGTGCGGCTCCTCGTCTCCCGAGTACATCCACGACAACGCCCTGGCCTCCTCGACCACCCCGACCTTCCGCACCAACCGCGACGCGATCGTCCTCAACGACACGACGATCGGCACCGTGTGGCTGCCCGACCGGAACCTCGCCCAGGCCGACGAGTGGACCGAGAACTCCGGGCACTCCAGTGACGACGCCACCCCGGACGAGAACGCCAAGGACACCACCCAGGACCCCGCCCAGACGCCCAACCGCGATGAGGAGCACCCGCCGGACGCCGTCGACGACTCCTTCGGCGTGCGCGCCGGGCGCACGACGATCCTCCCGGTCCTGGCCAACGACTCCGACCCCGACGGCGATGTCCTGACAGCCGTGCCGGGCGATGTCGGCTCGACGGCGACGGTAACCCAGGTCCAGGGCGGCCTCGCCCTGGCGATCAAGGTCCCCCCGGACGCCACCGGGACGCTTACCGTGCCCTATACGGCCAACGATGGGCGCGGTATGTCCGACTCGGCCGTCGCCACGGTGACGATCCGCCCCGATTCGGAGAACTCCGCGCCCGAGCAGCAGGCCACCCAGACCCTCAAGCTCGCCGAGGGCGGCACGGACTCCCTGTCCGTCCTGTCTAACTGGCGCGACCCCGACGGCGATGACCTGCACCTGGTCTCCGCCACCGGCGTCGGGCTGGAGACCCGCATCACCCCCGAGGGACTGCTCACCGTCACCGAGTTGAACGGCGGCACGGGGCCCCGCGAGTTGACCCTCGTCGTCTCCGATGGCCGCACCACCACCGAGGGCAAGTTGACGGTCGACGTCGTCCCGGCGGCCGACGCCGCGCCCGCGACCCACGCGGATCACGCTCGCGGCGTCGTCGGGCAGCCGGTGTCCATCTCCCCGCTCGCCAACGACTCCTCGCCGACCTCCACGCCCCTGCGCCTCGGCTCGATCAGTGAGGCGCCCCCGGGCACGACCGTCACGAAGGACCAGGCCGCCGGCACTGTCAACTTCACCGCCCAGAAAGCGGGCACCTACTACCTCGACTACGAGGCCTCCGACGGCACCTCCCTGGCCAAGGGGCTCATCCGCGTGGACATCGCCGAGGCCTCGGAGCCCTCGGCGGCGCCCATCGTGGAGGACGACACCGTCTTCCTCGCCCCGGGCGGCTCAGTGACCGTCAATCCCCTGGCCAATGACTCCGATCCCGCCGGAGGAGTGCTTGTGGCCGTCTCGGCCACCACGCCGCCCGGATCCGGGGTGAGCGCGACCGTCATCGATCACTCCCTCGTGCGGATCTCCGCCGTCGGCGAGGTCCAGGGCAAGATAACGGCCGAGTACACGGTCTCCAACGGCACGTCCACGGCCACCGGCAAGATAACCATCGTGCCCCTGTCCGACTCGACCTCCCAGGCGCCGGTCGCCGTCAATGACACGGCCGTCGTGCGCGTCGGCGACATTGTCACCGTGCCGGTCCTTGAGAACGACTCCTCCCCCTCGGGCCTGTCCCTGAAGACCACCGGCAAACTCACCGTCCCGGACGACTCGCTGGGCACCGCCTGGATCAACCAGGACAAGCTGCGCTTCAAGGCCGGGCAGACCCCCGGCACCACGGAGGTGTCCTACACGGTCGAGGACTCCGCCGGGCAGACGGCCACGGCCACGGTCACCATCGAGGTGCGCGAGCGAGACGACGCCGCTAACGCCGCCCCGGAGCCGCGCCCGGTGACGGCGGCCACCATCGCCGGCAAGAAGGCCTTGTTGACGGTTCCCCTGGACCAGATCGACCCTGACGGCGACTCCGCGACCCTCACCGGTCTGGCGACCCAGCCCACCAAGGGCAGCGTCGAGATCAAGGGCGACATGCTCGTCTACACCGCCTTCGAGGGCTCCAGCGGCACCGACTCCTTCACCTACACGGTCACCGACCACCTGGGTGCCACGGCCACGGGCACGGCGCGGGTCGGCATCGCCGCCCCCACAGCCGTCAACACGCCCCCCAAGACCACCGACGACCTGGTGACCGCCAAGCCCGGCCGCAAGGTGAGGGTGGACGTGACCGCCAACGACTGGGACTCCGATGATGACCCGGTCACCCTGGCCGGTGAGCCCACGAGCGAGGACCCGGCGCTGACGGCGAAGGCCGTGAACGGCCAGGTCGCCCTAGACCTGCCCGAGAAGGAGGGCAACTACACCGTCCACTACACGGCCACCGACTCCCGCGGGGGGACCGCGCTGGGCACCCTCACGGCGCAGGTGCGCGCCGATGCCCCACCGCAGGCGCCCATCGCCGCTGACGACGCGGTGACGCTGTCCGATATCGACGCCTCGGGCACGGCCCTTGTGGACGTGCTCAAGAACGACTCGGACCCCGACGGGAGCCCGGAGACGCTCAAGGTGTCGAGCTCGGACCCGAATGCCACGGTGGAGGGCAATTCCCTGCGCGTCGCCGTCACCGACCACGCGCAGTTCATCCTCTACACGGTTACCGACCCCGACGGCCTCACGGGCCAGGCGGTGGTCTTCGTGCCCGCCGCCTCCGCCCTGGTCCCGCAGCTCAACCGCTCGACGACCCCGGTGAGGATCCCGGCGGACGCGACCACCTCCGTCCCGCTGGCCTCCCATATCCTCACCCGCGCGGGCACCTCGCCCATCATCGGGGACAAGTCCTCGATCTCGGCCGGTGCCGGGCTGTCCTCGGTCAGCGCGGAGGGCAACGGCTCGCTGTCCGTGACGCCCTCCCCGGGCTTCACGGGGCAGACCTCCGTGACCCTCACCGTGACCGACGGGACGGGCGACGACGCGCTCAGCACCACGCTGAACCTGCCGATCCTGGTGGAGCCGAAGGAGAACCGCCCTCCCAGGTTCACCCCGACGGCGCTGACGGTCGCGCCCAATGAGAATCCCGTCAGCGTGGACCTGGCCACCATGGCCTCCGATCCCGACGGCGATTCCCTCACCTACACGATCGGTCCGGCGCCGGCCGGCTTCACGGCCTCCCTGTCGGGCTCGACCCTGACCGTGGGCGCGGATGCCACGACGGCGACCGGCACGACGGGCTCCCTGCTGGTGACCGTCTCCGATAGCAAGAACCCGGAGGTGTCGGCGAGCCTGCCACTGGCGGTGAGCGCCTCGACGCGCCCGCGCATCACGACGACCCCGGCGAGGCAGACCTCCCACGGCGAGCCGGTGACCGTGGACGTGAGCGGCTACGTGTCCAACCCCTTCCCGGGCCAGGGCATCACCCTGTCCGGATCCCCCACGATCACCTCGGGGCAGGGCTCTGTGACCGCCTCGGGCACCTCCCTGACGATCACGCCGGCGGCCGGCGCCACGGGTGACATCGTGGCCCGCTACCAGGTGCTCGACGCCACGGGCGCCGCGGATCGCGCCGCCACCGGCACGGTGACGGTCACCGTGGCCTCCGCGCCCTCCGCGCCCACGCGGGTGATTGCCGAGCCGCGCGACTTCAGCTCGGCCAGGGTGACGTGGGCCCCGGGCAGCGCCAACGGGAGCCCCATCACGAGTTACACCCTCACCGAGGTGGGCGGCGCGGGCTCCTGGAGTTGCACGGGCAGCCCGTGCTACGCCACGGGCCTGACCTCCGGCAGGTCCTACGCCTTCGAGGTGACGGCCACGAACGCCAACGGCACCTCTTCCGCGGGCCGTTCCAACACCGTCACCCTGGGGCCGTCCGCGCCGGGCGCCCCCACCGGCGTGCGCCTCCAGGCCGGCGAGGGGACGCTCACCGCCTCATGGACCCCGGGGGCCGCCGTGCCGGGCACCCAGACCACCTACCGCGTGGTCTTCCACTCCGACAGCGGCGACATCACCCGCACGACGACCGGTACCTCGCTGACCATCGGCGCGGCCGACGGCGTGAAGGCGGGCAGTTCCTACTCCGTGACGGTCACGGCTATCGCCAGCTCGGGAGGCGCGGAGGTCGGCTCCTCCAAGAGCGCCAGCTCCGGTTCCTCAGCGACGCCCTACGGCAAGCCGGGCCCCTTCGAGATCACCCACGTCGTCCAGACGGGCTCCGGGGTGACGGTCTACTGGCAGCCGGCCAACTCGAATCACGCGGGCCCGGTGTCCTACACGGTGAGTGTCACGGGCCCGGAGTCCCGCACGGTCAACGCGGGCTCCGCCCTGTCGACCCCGATCAGCCTCTCGACGGCGGGGACCTACACCTTCCGCGTGAGGGCGACGACGAAGGCCGGCTCGACGGACTCCTTGAACACCAAGGGAATCAACCTCACCCTGAACCCGCTTCCCCCCACGGGGCTGTCCGCCTCTGCCTCATCGGACGTCCCCAACCAGATCTCCGCCTCCGCGACCCCTCAGGCCGGCAATGGCTGGAGCGCGAGCGACCTCAAGGTCGAGTACCGCGTCAACGGTGGCCGCTGGCAGTCCAAGAAGACCTTCGATGGTCTCGCCGCCGGCCGCGTGACCGTGGAGGCCCGCGCCTACGGCATGCAGGATGGCGGCGAGGTCTACTCCGAATCCGTATCCACCTCCGCCACGGTCGTCGGCAATCCCACCGACCCGGATGTGAGATGCGATTCCTTGGCCAGCGATGGCACTCTGACGTGCTCGTGGTACCCCTCGTCGCACTCTGGCAACCCCGATGATTCGCATATCAAATATTCGGCTTACGAGACAGGGGGCTCCGAGGCCAGGCTCGGTGGCGGGAAGGAGATTAAGGGCCTGAAACAGTCGCACAACCCCCTGACGACGACCGTTCCCGAGGGGGAGAGCCGCGGCTGGTGCGTCGTGGCGACCAACACCTACGGGTTCTCCAGCAGGGACTGCGAGTACAAGACCCGAGAAAAGGTAGCTGCTCAGCCCCGCCCCGCGGCCCCTCAGCCCCGCGCCCTGCCGATCAACGCCACGAGCCCGTACGCCTCCTGCACCGTGATCGACTCGGCCAATTCCGGGTACTCCCAGGATGCCTGCTGGCGCGCCCTCCTGGACTTGTCGAGTTTCCCCGCGGGGAGCAAGGTCAGGTGCGAGTTCAACGACGCCAATGTCTGGCCGTCAAAAGGCCCGTTCGATACCCAGCCGAACTCCACCGGCACTGCGCAGTGGCTCGGCTACGTCCTGACAAACAACCCCAAGTTGACCGCCAGTTGCCACATAGTGGAGTGA
- a CDS encoding DUF58 domain-containing protein, with protein sequence MTSLDTLSTGSSPGAPTASPDLPSTTAPEGAGAQVLTRTGWTTAGLAAVSLLAGASLGWQEAWAGAATLIACLLTALGWVLHRGGHTVTHGLIAPRIAVGDHALVQVTASNEGTRVLLPTRMEMPMGEGLAEINVPLLHTGQSHDEGFALPTERRGVLSIGPVLQVVGDPLGLARRTRAMSTAQTVHVHPRTVRIGQAIHGVMRDIEGAVTQDLSMSDASFHALRPYVPGDDRRHVHWKSSARTGTLMVRQFEATQRASLLTLLSVREDDYPDPDDFETAVSAACSLALSSMMESREVALLTQRDTLPTTGPTRLLDASCDLELTGADELDALVNHGTGLHPGASIVALITGKGCSEDSLARARLRIPAGMSSIIISCGATEPSISMLAATPVLNLDTVDSLPQLLRRAL encoded by the coding sequence ATGACCTCTCTCGACACTCTGAGCACCGGCTCCTCCCCAGGGGCCCCCACCGCATCCCCCGACCTTCCCAGCACCACCGCGCCCGAGGGCGCCGGCGCGCAGGTCCTGACCCGCACCGGGTGGACCACCGCCGGCCTCGCCGCCGTCAGCCTCCTGGCCGGGGCCAGCCTCGGCTGGCAGGAGGCCTGGGCCGGTGCCGCCACGCTCATCGCCTGCCTGCTCACAGCCCTAGGCTGGGTCCTCCACCGGGGCGGCCACACCGTCACCCACGGCCTCATCGCCCCGCGCATCGCCGTCGGCGATCACGCCCTCGTGCAAGTCACCGCCTCCAACGAGGGCACCCGCGTCCTCCTGCCCACCCGCATGGAGATGCCCATGGGCGAGGGCCTCGCCGAGATCAACGTGCCCCTCCTCCACACCGGCCAGTCCCACGACGAGGGCTTCGCCCTGCCCACGGAGCGCCGCGGCGTCCTGTCCATCGGCCCCGTCCTCCAGGTGGTCGGCGATCCCCTGGGACTGGCCCGGCGCACGCGCGCCATGAGCACGGCACAGACGGTCCACGTCCACCCCCGCACGGTGCGCATCGGCCAGGCCATCCACGGAGTCATGCGCGACATCGAGGGCGCCGTCACCCAGGACCTGTCAATGTCCGACGCCTCCTTCCACGCGCTTCGCCCCTACGTGCCCGGCGACGACCGCCGCCACGTCCACTGGAAGTCCAGCGCCCGCACGGGCACCCTCATGGTCCGCCAGTTCGAGGCCACCCAGCGCGCCAGCCTCCTGACCCTGCTGTCCGTGCGCGAGGACGACTACCCTGACCCGGACGACTTCGAGACGGCGGTATCCGCCGCCTGCTCGCTGGCACTGAGCTCGATGATGGAGAGCCGCGAAGTGGCCCTGCTCACCCAGCGAGACACCCTGCCCACCACGGGCCCCACGCGATTGCTCGATGCGTCCTGCGATCTGGAGCTCACAGGCGCCGATGAGCTCGACGCCCTCGTCAACCACGGCACCGGGCTCCACCCCGGCGCCTCCATCGTCGCGCTCATCACCGGCAAGGGATGCTCCGAGGACTCCCTGGCCAGGGCGCGTCTGCGCATCCCCGCCGGCATGAGCTCGATCATCATCTCCTGTGGCGCCACCGAGCCCAGCATCTCCATGCTCGCCGCCACCCCCGTGCTCAACCTCGACACGGTCGACAGCCTCCCCCAGCTCCTGAGGAGGGCCCTATGA
- a CDS encoding transglutaminase-like domain-containing protein, whose translation MTPLTLRRTAGSPKPAGKARPQRGRLAAIPYLLLIALLVAGTAPIYSPFAGPSGVIAAAEGIVIGALVALAAARLRLGPLLTLALGAVAHAGLGPLLLRDVGSGMTAVRAVLAGTITVWKDSLTLPLPLSGYAGMSVLPWLAGLVIATLSCRLLLAGWARTAGLAALALPTVLIAWGGRNAPAARLIGPALVILLLLMWAAAAQGQRASRLVAGTAESQQARRLVTLRRLVGATVILSIGTGIGLALPAASGERHILREVFEPPLDLREYATPLGLIRTLETDQASTRLLTVEGLSDGGRIAVATLDSYDGLAARISGGTGANSGFRPLGTGATLAPADSKPATVRMTMEGYALPWVPTVPTTSSIEVSGSRAHLLRETLFRDGASPTIITTAGLASGDTVTARTSPQDVPTADALTGDTVVPTQLGTVENVPPGIASMAARIVGDQSDPVVQIVALQNALRAGAYSNGTNYSSPPGHGAARLASMISHEQLIGDDEQYAVLMMLLCRSLGIPARVVMGFRPATDGDASNVTGEDVYAWVEIPFMDHGWTPIDVTPDRDQVPEQLAAHDTINPQPQALQPPLPLPKPEDLPPSYDDPDQDLNQPEPVADSTPRLALVIAGSILAVLAPFLIILGLKALRRRRRRSRQGTDGALGAWDELLDLARDLRAPMKPGATRHETAHGLDKRFPSAGLIPVANGVDEAVFGADEPASDTLSSLWSSADTAANQMRSSLSLPGRLRGRLSPRSLASHRHTAASNRARRNRPS comes from the coding sequence ATGACCCCCCTGACGCTCCGTCGCACGGCGGGCTCCCCCAAGCCCGCCGGCAAGGCGCGCCCCCAGCGGGGGCGCCTGGCCGCGATTCCCTACCTCCTCCTCATCGCCCTGCTCGTGGCGGGGACGGCCCCCATCTACTCGCCCTTCGCCGGGCCCAGCGGCGTCATCGCCGCTGCCGAGGGCATCGTCATCGGCGCGCTCGTCGCCCTGGCCGCGGCCCGCCTGCGCCTGGGCCCCCTGCTCACCCTCGCCCTGGGCGCCGTCGCCCATGCCGGCCTGGGCCCCCTGCTCCTGCGCGACGTCGGCTCGGGCATGACCGCTGTGCGGGCCGTCCTGGCTGGGACGATCACCGTCTGGAAGGACTCCCTCACCCTGCCGCTGCCGCTGAGCGGCTACGCGGGGATGTCCGTCCTGCCGTGGCTCGCGGGGCTGGTCATCGCCACGCTGTCCTGCCGCCTGCTGCTGGCTGGCTGGGCCCGCACCGCCGGGCTCGCCGCCCTGGCGCTGCCCACCGTCCTCATCGCCTGGGGCGGGCGCAACGCCCCCGCCGCCCGTCTCATCGGGCCCGCGCTCGTCATCCTCCTGCTCCTCATGTGGGCCGCCGCCGCCCAGGGCCAGAGGGCCAGCCGCCTCGTGGCCGGCACCGCCGAGTCCCAGCAGGCGCGCCGCCTGGTCACCCTGCGCCGCCTGGTGGGCGCCACCGTCATCCTGTCCATCGGGACCGGCATCGGGCTGGCGCTGCCCGCCGCCTCCGGCGAGCGCCACATCCTGCGCGAGGTCTTCGAGCCCCCACTGGACCTGCGTGAATACGCCACCCCCCTGGGGCTGATCCGCACCCTGGAGACCGATCAGGCCTCCACCCGTCTTCTCACCGTCGAGGGCCTGTCCGACGGCGGCCGCATCGCCGTCGCCACCCTCGACTCCTACGACGGCCTGGCCGCCCGCATCAGCGGCGGCACGGGCGCCAATTCTGGCTTCCGCCCGCTGGGCACCGGCGCCACCCTGGCACCCGCCGACTCCAAGCCCGCCACCGTCCGGATGACCATGGAGGGCTACGCCCTGCCCTGGGTCCCCACCGTTCCCACCACCTCGTCCATCGAGGTCAGCGGGTCCCGCGCGCACCTGCTGCGCGAGACCCTCTTCCGCGACGGCGCCTCCCCCACCATCATCACGACCGCGGGCCTGGCCAGCGGCGACACCGTCACCGCGCGCACGAGCCCGCAGGATGTGCCCACCGCGGATGCGCTCACCGGGGACACCGTGGTGCCCACCCAGCTCGGCACCGTGGAGAACGTGCCCCCGGGGATCGCCTCGATGGCCGCCCGGATCGTCGGCGACCAGTCCGACCCGGTCGTGCAGATCGTGGCGCTCCAGAACGCGCTGCGCGCGGGGGCGTACTCCAACGGCACCAACTACTCCTCTCCCCCCGGGCACGGCGCCGCCCGCCTGGCCTCGATGATCAGCCACGAACAGCTCATCGGCGACGACGAGCAGTACGCCGTGCTCATGATGCTCCTGTGCCGCTCCCTGGGGATCCCAGCCCGCGTCGTCATGGGATTCCGCCCCGCCACCGACGGTGACGCCTCGAACGTGACCGGCGAGGATGTCTACGCCTGGGTGGAGATCCCCTTCATGGACCACGGCTGGACGCCCATCGACGTCACCCCCGACCGCGATCAGGTCCCCGAGCAGCTCGCCGCGCACGACACCATCAACCCGCAGCCCCAGGCCCTCCAGCCGCCGCTGCCCCTGCCCAAGCCGGAAGACCTGCCGCCGTCCTACGACGACCCCGATCAGGACCTCAACCAGCCCGAGCCCGTGGCGGACTCCACCCCCCGCCTGGCGCTCGTCATCGCCGGGTCCATCCTGGCGGTCCTGGCGCCCTTCCTCATCATCCTGGGGCTCAAGGCCCTGCGGCGCAGGCGCAGACGCAGCCGCCAGGGGACCGACGGGGCACTGGGCGCCTGGGACGAACTGCTCGACCTGGCCCGTGACCTGCGAGCGCCCATGAAGCCGGGCGCGACCCGCCACGAAACGGCCCACGGCCTCGACAAGCGATTCCCCTCCGCGGGTCTCATTCCCGTCGCAAATGGCGTGGATGAGGCGGTTTTCGGCGCTGACGAGCCAGCCTCCGATACCCTGAGCTCGCTGTGGTCCTCCGCGGACACCGCGGCGAATCAGATGAGGTCCTCCCTCTCCCTGCCGGGGCGCCTGCGCGGCCGCCTGTCGCCGCGCTCCCTGGCCTCCCACCGCCACACCGCAGCGAGCAACCGAGCCAGAAGGAATCGCCCCTCATGA
- a CDS encoding FHA domain-containing protein, producing the protein MTTEPQEPAAMPERGGRHMGPPGAARHVLPDLPISQGAAGPAGSGGPNLPSSSPLSASAPSDAARASRQVRRRPVQTFKTVRPIRVVDMTDPSADAAAALPALHDLGSAAPAPSATSSPTGIIQEVPQPSPVIEDVPWTGSGSSGASAGSGTSAPSAASASSARAASAPRRGRSSFSAVSAAVAAVLSARSAGSAGTSGSAASAGTPRSAGSAGTTGSAASAASGLSAPSAVSAASAPAAPTRRARRKGRHAAEAEAVTRPVPLASLGIPDDAFSSVRSPATPASPRSLTGSPLSPAPTATPSPSEPPIITSTPLDSPESGRRAAVPIEDWSEGSDATVHALTGSMARSLSAEATPTHLRLVPLTGGQAIALNDIALVGRAPENISRYNAAEAIRLADSSRTVSKTHACIVPMANGAWISDLHSTNGTRVIMDGVLTRLLPDVPVPVLPGTTIYFGSIGFVLES; encoded by the coding sequence ATGACCACCGAGCCCCAGGAGCCGGCCGCCATGCCAGAGCGCGGCGGCCGCCACATGGGCCCGCCGGGCGCCGCCCGCCATGTCCTGCCCGATCTACCGATCAGCCAGGGCGCGGCAGGCCCGGCCGGATCGGGCGGTCCCAATCTGCCCTCATCCAGCCCACTGAGCGCCAGCGCCCCATCCGACGCCGCCCGAGCGAGTCGGCAGGTCCGCCGCCGCCCGGTGCAGACCTTTAAGACGGTCCGGCCCATCCGCGTCGTCGACATGACCGATCCCTCCGCGGACGCGGCCGCGGCCCTCCCCGCCCTGCACGACCTGGGCAGCGCGGCTCCCGCCCCCTCAGCGACCTCCAGCCCCACGGGCATCATCCAGGAGGTGCCCCAGCCCAGCCCGGTCATCGAGGATGTCCCCTGGACCGGATCGGGCTCCTCCGGGGCCTCTGCGGGGTCCGGGACCTCTGCGCCGTCGGCGGCGTCTGCATCCTCGGCCCGCGCCGCCTCGGCGCCCCGGCGCGGCCGGTCCTCCTTCTCCGCGGTCTCGGCAGCGGTGGCCGCGGTGCTCTCAGCGCGCTCGGCGGGCTCCGCCGGGACCTCCGGTTCCGCGGCCTCCGCCGGCACGCCCCGCTCGGCGGGCTCCGCCGGCACCACCGGTTCGGCGGCCTCCGCCGCGTCCGGCCTGTCGGCGCCCTCAGCGGTGAGCGCGGCCTCGGCGCCGGCGGCCCCAACCCGGCGCGCGCGCCGCAAGGGCCGTCACGCGGCTGAGGCCGAGGCCGTGACCCGCCCCGTGCCCCTCGCCTCCCTCGGCATCCCCGACGACGCCTTCTCCTCCGTGCGCTCGCCGGCAACCCCCGCCTCCCCGCGCTCCCTGACCGGTTCGCCTCTCTCCCCCGCGCCGACGGCGACGCCGTCGCCCTCCGAGCCCCCGATCATCACCTCCACGCCACTGGACTCCCCCGAGTCCGGACGCCGCGCCGCGGTGCCGATCGAGGACTGGTCCGAGGGCAGCGACGCCACCGTCCACGCTCTCACCGGATCGATGGCGCGCAGCCTGTCCGCGGAGGCCACCCCAACGCATCTGCGGCTCGTGCCGCTCACCGGCGGGCAGGCGATCGCGCTGAACGACATCGCGCTGGTGGGGAGGGCCCCCGAGAACATCTCGCGCTACAACGCGGCTGAGGCGATCCGCCTCGCGGACTCCTCGCGGACGGTGTCCAAGACCCACGCCTGCATCGTGCCCATGGCCAACGGCGCCTGGATTTCGGACCTGCACTCCACCAACGGCACGCGGGTCATCATGGATGGCGTGCTCACGCGCCTCCTGCCCGATGTCCCCGTGCCCGTGCTGCCCGGCACGACGATCTACTTCGGCTCGATCGGCTTCGTCCTGGAGTCCTGA